A region of Desulfolithobacter dissulfuricans DNA encodes the following proteins:
- a CDS encoding lytic transglycosylase domain-containing protein, which yields MTYIFRFFALSSCFLTLLAAPAMGDIYGYVDDNGVWHYTNVPADSRYRFVQREESVTRPSVAVSGKRSLGQSALDRIQPRKRKITVSGGELERYIRRAAFEHQVDPHLIKAIIKAESNFDPYAVSPNGAQGLMQLMPDTARELEVENPFDAAQNIRGGTRYFRKLLDAYHGDLALSLAAYNAGPGRVSRHGDVPRIPETRAYVRKVIKLYRSYQKGAVLSTSINVRRLVTVN from the coding sequence GTGACTTACATTTTTCGATTCTTCGCGCTGAGCAGCTGTTTTCTTACTCTGCTGGCTGCACCGGCCATGGGGGACATCTACGGCTACGTAGATGACAACGGTGTCTGGCACTATACCAATGTGCCGGCAGACAGCCGCTATCGGTTCGTGCAGCGCGAAGAATCGGTGACCCGGCCATCCGTGGCCGTGTCCGGGAAACGGTCCCTGGGCCAGTCAGCCCTGGACAGAATTCAGCCGCGCAAACGTAAGATTACGGTCTCGGGCGGTGAGCTGGAGCGATATATCCGGCGGGCCGCCTTTGAACACCAGGTCGATCCCCATCTGATCAAAGCCATTATCAAGGCAGAGTCCAACTTCGATCCCTATGCGGTGTCCCCCAACGGCGCCCAGGGGCTCATGCAGCTCATGCCGGATACGGCGCGGGAGCTCGAGGTGGAGAATCCCTTTGACGCGGCCCAGAATATTCGGGGCGGCACCCGGTATTTCCGCAAGCTGCTGGATGCCTATCACGGCGACCTGGCGCTGAGCCTGGCAGCCTACAACGCGGGCCCGGGCCGGGTTTCCCGTCACGGGGATGTTCCCCGTATCCCGGAAACCAGGGCCTATGTCCGCAAGGTGATAAAGTTGTACCGGTCCTATCAGAAGGGAGCGGTACTTTCCACGTCCATCAACGTCCGCCGACTGGTAACGGTCAACTGA
- the argF gene encoding ornithine carbamoyltransferase: protein MNNHLLALKDFDAARLRAFIDRALVLKEEAARGIHHDHLAGKIVCLLFEKPSTRTRVSFEAAMYGLGGQVIFMSAADSQLGRGEPLKDTARVLARYVDGLVVRTFGQEVVEELARYSDVPVINALTDKHHPCQILSDIMTVIEKKGEPEKLKIAWVGDGNNMANSWIEAASVLGFSLTLACPEGYEPDQEILAAATARASQPITVVRDPAEAVRDADVINVDVWASMGQEAEQDARLAVFQPYQLNRTLLALAADDAIVLHCLPAHRGEEITEEVLEGEQSVAFDQAENKMHIHKAILEAFLA from the coding sequence ATGAACAATCATCTGTTGGCACTTAAGGATTTTGACGCCGCCAGGCTGCGGGCGTTCATCGACCGGGCCCTGGTTCTCAAAGAGGAAGCGGCCCGGGGCATACACCATGACCATCTGGCAGGCAAGATCGTCTGCCTGCTCTTTGAAAAACCTTCCACCCGCACCAGGGTCTCCTTCGAGGCGGCCATGTACGGCCTGGGCGGCCAGGTGATCTTCATGTCCGCCGCCGATTCCCAGCTCGGACGGGGCGAGCCCCTCAAGGACACGGCCAGAGTGCTGGCCCGCTACGTTGACGGTCTCGTTGTCCGGACCTTCGGCCAGGAAGTGGTCGAGGAACTGGCCAGGTATTCCGATGTACCGGTGATCAACGCCCTGACCGACAAACACCATCCCTGCCAGATCCTGAGCGATATCATGACGGTGATCGAAAAAAAGGGCGAGCCGGAGAAGTTGAAGATCGCCTGGGTGGGGGATGGCAACAACATGGCCAACTCCTGGATCGAGGCGGCCTCGGTGCTCGGTTTTTCCCTGACCCTGGCCTGCCCGGAAGGGTATGAGCCGGATCAGGAAATCCTGGCCGCGGCCACGGCCCGGGCCTCGCAGCCCATCACCGTGGTCCGTGATCCGGCGGAGGCGGTCCGCGATGCCGATGTGATCAACGTGGATGTCTGGGCCTCCATGGGCCAGGAAGCGGAACAGGACGCCCGGCTGGCGGTCTTTCAGCCATACCAGCTCAACCGTACTCTCCTGGCGCTGGCCGCCGATGACGCCATAGTGCTGCACTGCCTGCCCGCCCATCGGGGCGAGGAGATCACCGAAGAGGTCCTGGAGGGGGAACAGAGCGTGGCCTTTGACCAGGCGGAAAACAAGATGCATATCCACAAGGCCATACTGGAGGCCTTTCTCGCCTGA
- a CDS encoding fibronectin type III domain-containing protein, with product MNTTRRSGMVLGAVLLLLALLSGCGYKTDPVPPGKVMPEPVRDLRYQLSERGVTLTWSYPTRTVTGDRLEQIDSFAIYRAVVPAKDYCDTCPIPFGQPILVPGGTVPPEGGRTGRFESTLLRPGHLYFFKVRARSGWWAESADSNIVSFLWHIPLKAPAGLRARAEDSRIVLAWQPVVSHLDSSPVTGPVEYQVYRSTDGGTFEPLDGPVQETRFVDTAVVNGRKYFYHVQALERFERGIVGGGTSADVAVSPVDRTPPAPPTGVRAIRTGKGIKVFWEPVPDRDLKGYRVYRRLSGDRAPELVGEVNAPYTMFIDRTPPHRGQRLYYSVSSIDGARPANESMSSPEVMIRN from the coding sequence ATGAATACAACCAGGCGATCAGGCATGGTACTGGGGGCGGTGCTGCTTCTGCTGGCCCTGCTGTCCGGATGCGGTTACAAGACAGATCCGGTACCGCCTGGAAAGGTGATGCCGGAGCCGGTGCGTGATCTGCGCTATCAGCTCAGCGAAAGGGGCGTCACCCTGACCTGGTCCTATCCCACCAGGACCGTCACCGGCGATCGTCTGGAGCAGATTGATTCCTTTGCCATCTATCGAGCCGTGGTACCGGCAAAGGACTATTGCGACACCTGTCCGATTCCCTTTGGCCAGCCCATCCTTGTTCCCGGCGGCACGGTCCCGCCCGAGGGCGGCAGAACCGGTCGCTTCGAGTCCACCCTGCTGCGGCCCGGCCATCTCTATTTTTTCAAGGTCCGCGCCCGCAGCGGCTGGTGGGCCGAGTCCGCCGATTCCAACATCGTGTCCTTTCTCTGGCATATCCCGCTCAAGGCTCCGGCCGGTCTGCGGGCAAGGGCTGAGGACAGCCGTATTGTCCTGGCCTGGCAGCCGGTGGTCTCCCACCTCGACTCCAGCCCGGTCACCGGACCGGTGGAGTACCAGGTATACCGGTCCACCGACGGTGGAACCTTTGAACCCCTGGACGGGCCGGTGCAGGAGACCCGGTTTGTCGATACGGCGGTGGTCAATGGCCGCAAGTATTTCTATCACGTCCAGGCCCTGGAACGGTTTGAACGCGGCATCGTGGGCGGCGGCACCAGTGCAGACGTGGCGGTCAGCCCGGTGGACCGAACTCCGCCTGCCCCGCCGACCGGGGTGCGGGCCATCCGCACCGGCAAGGGTATCAAGGTGTTCTGGGAGCCGGTGCCGGACCGGGATCTCAAGGGCTACCGGGTCTACAGGCGTCTGTCCGGCGACCGGGCCCCGGAGCTGGTGGGCGAGGTCAATGCCCCCTACACCATGTTCATCGACCGAACTCCGCCCCACCGGGGACAGCGGCTGTATTACTCGGTATCAAGTATTGACGGGGCCAGGCCGGCCAATGAGAGCATGAGCTCACCAGAAGTGATGATCAGGAACTGA
- the dapF gene encoding diaminopimelate epimerase, whose amino-acid sequence MEYGMDGGMAGRPLPFVKMSGTGNDFIIIDHRKPLIEPEAQSAFARLVCRRKFSVGADGLILIEDSEVADFRWQFYNADGSLAEMCGNGARCAARYAYIHSIAPARMRFETLAGIIEATVSDINVSVKMTEPGRAILHRSLEVEDEKILVHSIDTGVPHAVVFVDDIESMDVCWLGSLIRHHPEFAPAGTNVNFVHREADGAFKVRTYERGVEDETMACGTGAAAAALVSAMLGEAESPVEIITSGGDRLTIVFDLQSGNQATNVFLKGPAHVIYKGELSAEALL is encoded by the coding sequence ATGGAGTATGGAATGGATGGCGGGATGGCCGGGCGGCCTTTGCCCTTTGTCAAGATGAGCGGTACGGGCAATGATTTCATCATCATTGATCACCGCAAACCGCTGATCGAACCCGAGGCCCAGTCCGCCTTTGCCCGGCTGGTCTGCCGCCGCAAATTTTCCGTGGGTGCTGACGGTCTGATCCTGATCGAGGACTCCGAGGTGGCGGATTTCCGCTGGCAGTTCTACAATGCCGACGGGTCCCTGGCCGAGATGTGCGGCAACGGGGCCCGCTGCGCGGCCCGTTATGCGTATATTCACTCCATTGCCCCGGCCCGGATGCGGTTCGAAACCCTGGCCGGAATCATCGAGGCCACGGTGTCGGATATCAATGTGTCGGTGAAGATGACTGAACCGGGACGGGCCATCCTCCACCGGAGCCTGGAGGTGGAGGACGAAAAAATCCTGGTCCACTCCATTGACACCGGAGTGCCGCACGCGGTGGTCTTTGTCGATGATATCGAGTCCATGGACGTCTGCTGGCTTGGTTCGCTCATCCGCCACCATCCCGAGTTCGCCCCGGCCGGGACCAACGTCAACTTCGTCCACCGGGAGGCCGACGGAGCCTTCAAGGTCCGGACCTACGAACGTGGAGTGGAGGACGAGACCATGGCCTGTGGAACCGGGGCTGCGGCCGCAGCACTGGTCAGCGCCATGCTGGGCGAGGCCGAGTCGCCGGTGGAGATTATCACCTCGGGCGGTGACCGACTGACCATTGTTTTCGATCTTCAGAGCGGTAACCAGGCCACAAACGTTTTTCTCAAAGGCCCGGCCCATGTTATATACAAGGGAGAGCTGAGCGCCGAGGCGCTTCTCTAA
- a CDS encoding YHS domain-containing protein: MSPVRLVILAILFYIGYRMLRGLGSSGSGQVEEEKKDRAGKEPGVQDVLVEDPVCHTLIPRHQAVRLRQQGKTWYFCSEDCCDRFIEGGETPRDDV, from the coding sequence ATGAGTCCGGTACGGCTTGTTATTCTGGCCATCCTTTTCTACATCGGGTATCGCATGCTGCGCGGTCTGGGCAGCTCCGGTTCAGGCCAGGTCGAGGAAGAGAAGAAAGATCGGGCAGGAAAGGAGCCCGGTGTCCAGGACGTGCTGGTGGAGGACCCGGTCTGTCACACCCTGATTCCCAGGCACCAGGCCGTCCGACTGCGGCAGCAGGGCAAAACCTGGTATTTCTGCAGCGAGGATTGCTGCGACAGGTTCATCGAGGGGGGTGAAACACCCCGGGACGATGTATAG
- a CDS encoding argininosuccinate synthase produces the protein MAVNKIVLAYSGGLDTSVILKWLEEEYQCPVIAFAADVGQHEDWDAVREKGLATGAEKVVISDLREEFVRDYIFPAFRANAIYEGSYLLGTSLARPVIAKEQVRIAEAEGADAVSHGATGKGNDQVRFELTYLALNPRLTIIAPWRIWDLDSRNKLLAFAEKHHIPVPVTKEKPYSSDENLLHISFEGGILEDPWNEPEEDMFKLTVSPEKAPDKPTYVEIEFEQGNPVAIDGERLGPVEMMTRLNELGGANGIGRLDMVENRFVGMKSRGVYETPGGTILRAAHRDLETITLDREVMHIRDSLVPRYSELIYNGFWFSPEMRLLQATMDEAQKTVNGVVRLKLYKGNCMPVGRKSDNSLYHEAFATFEEDEVYNQADAAGFIKLNSLRLQIQALSRK, from the coding sequence ATGGCAGTAAACAAGATAGTTTTAGCATATTCCGGCGGCCTGGATACCTCGGTCATCCTCAAGTGGCTGGAAGAGGAATACCAGTGTCCGGTCATCGCCTTTGCCGCCGACGTGGGCCAGCACGAGGACTGGGACGCGGTCCGGGAAAAGGGTCTGGCCACAGGGGCGGAAAAGGTCGTCATCTCGGACCTGCGCGAGGAGTTTGTCCGCGATTACATTTTCCCCGCTTTCAGGGCCAATGCCATCTATGAAGGCTCCTATCTGCTGGGCACCTCCCTGGCCCGGCCGGTGATCGCCAAGGAACAGGTACGGATCGCCGAGGCCGAGGGCGCTGACGCGGTCAGCCACGGGGCCACTGGCAAGGGCAACGACCAGGTCCGGTTCGAGCTCACCTACCTGGCCCTCAATCCCAGGCTGACCATCATCGCCCCCTGGCGGATCTGGGACCTGGATTCCCGCAACAAGCTGCTGGCCTTTGCCGAAAAGCACCATATTCCGGTGCCGGTGACCAAGGAGAAACCCTACAGCTCGGATGAGAACCTGCTTCATATCAGCTTCGAGGGCGGTATTCTGGAGGATCCCTGGAACGAGCCCGAGGAGGACATGTTCAAACTCACTGTTTCGCCGGAAAAGGCACCGGACAAGCCCACCTACGTGGAGATTGAGTTCGAGCAGGGCAACCCGGTGGCCATCGACGGCGAGCGGCTGGGGCCGGTGGAGATGATGACCCGGCTCAACGAGCTCGGCGGGGCCAACGGTATCGGCCGGCTGGACATGGTGGAGAACCGCTTTGTCGGCATGAAGTCCCGCGGCGTGTACGAGACCCCGGGCGGGACCATTCTCCGGGCGGCCCATCGCGACCTGGAGACCATCACCCTGGACCGGGAGGTCATGCACATTCGCGATTCCCTGGTTCCGCGCTATTCCGAGCTGATCTACAACGGGTTCTGGTTCTCCCCGGAGATGCGGCTCCTGCAGGCCACCATGGACGAGGCCCAGAAAACGGTGAACGGCGTGGTCAGGCTCAAGCTCTACAAGGGCAATTGCATGCCTGTTGGCCGCAAGTCGGACAACTCCCTCTACCACGAGGCCTTTGCCACCTTTGAAGAGGACGAGGTCTACAACCAGGCGGATGCGGCCGGCTTCATCAAGCTCAATTCGCTTCGGCTGCAGATCCAGGCCCTGAGCAGGAAGTAA
- the argH gene encoding argininosuccinate lyase — MAQDNGQPGSTDKNKNKKLWGGRFAGTTAASVEAFTESISYDWRLYRHDIQGSMAHARMLARQGLISEQERDAILKGLAEIESEIEQDRFTFRPELEDIHMNIEKALTEKVGAAGEKLHTARSRNDQVALDIRLYLRDEGRVLDELLAGVQKSFVRLARRYLGAVMPGYTHLQRAQPVLLSHHLLAYYEMFGRDRGRVADCVRRLAVMPLGAAAMAGTGLPIDRRFVARELGFDEITANSMDTSGDRDFAMEMLFCLTVIQLHLSRLAEELVLWSSKEFEFIDIGDRYCTGSSIMPQKKNPDIPELIRGKTGRVAGALVALLMTVKGLPMTYNRDLQEDKEQLFDALDTVKASLSITAELLDNTTFRTDRLAEATRGGFMTATDLADYLVKKNMPFRQAHGVVGRIVAHCQERDVEIDELELDELRQFSDLIEEDVFEVLSVEGSVNSRVSEGGTARVRVEEALERAERQLGMT, encoded by the coding sequence ATGGCACAGGATAACGGGCAACCAGGCTCGACAGATAAAAATAAGAACAAAAAGCTCTGGGGCGGACGGTTTGCCGGGACCACGGCGGCGTCGGTGGAGGCCTTCACCGAGTCGATCAGCTACGACTGGCGTCTCTATCGCCATGACATCCAGGGTTCCATGGCCCATGCCCGGATGCTGGCCAGGCAGGGACTGATCAGCGAGCAGGAACGGGACGCCATCCTGAAGGGGCTGGCCGAGATCGAGTCCGAGATCGAGCAGGACCGTTTCACCTTCCGGCCGGAGCTTGAAGATATTCACATGAATATCGAGAAGGCCCTGACCGAGAAGGTCGGCGCTGCCGGTGAAAAGCTGCACACGGCCAGGAGCCGCAACGATCAGGTGGCCCTGGATATCCGTCTCTACCTGCGCGACGAGGGCCGGGTTCTGGACGAACTGCTGGCCGGGGTCCAGAAAAGCTTTGTCCGGTTGGCACGCAGGTATCTTGGCGCGGTCATGCCCGGCTACACCCATCTGCAGCGGGCCCAGCCGGTATTGCTCTCCCATCACCTGCTGGCCTACTATGAAATGTTTGGCCGTGACCGCGGCCGGGTGGCCGACTGCGTCCGGCGTCTTGCTGTCATGCCGCTGGGTGCCGCGGCCATGGCCGGAACCGGTCTGCCCATCGACCGGCGTTTCGTAGCCAGGGAGCTCGGTTTTGACGAAATCACCGCCAACTCCATGGATACCTCCGGCGATCGGGATTTTGCCATGGAAATGCTGTTCTGTCTCACCGTGATCCAGCTGCACCTGAGCCGGCTGGCCGAGGAGCTGGTGCTCTGGTCGAGCAAGGAGTTCGAGTTCATTGATATCGGCGACCGCTACTGTACCGGTTCGTCGATCATGCCGCAGAAGAAAAATCCTGACATCCCCGAGCTTATCCGCGGCAAGACCGGCCGGGTGGCCGGGGCCCTGGTGGCGCTGCTGATGACGGTCAAGGGGTTGCCCATGACCTACAACCGGGATCTGCAGGAAGACAAGGAACAGCTCTTCGATGCCCTGGACACGGTCAAGGCCAGTCTGTCGATTACCGCGGAACTGCTCGACAATACCACCTTCCGGACTGACCGGCTGGCGGAAGCCACCCGGGGCGGTTTCATGACCGCCACCGACCTGGCGGATTATTTGGTAAAGAAAAATATGCCGTTTCGCCAGGCCCATGGCGTGGTCGGGCGGATCGTGGCCCACTGCCAGGAGCGGGATGTGGAGATCGACGAGCTGGAGTTGGATGAGCTCAGGCAGTTCTCCGACCTGATCGAAGAGGATGTGTTTGAGGTGCTCTCGGTGGAAGGCTCGGTCAACAGCCGGGTCTCCGAAGGGGGCACGGCCCGGGTGCGGGTGGAAGAGGCCCTGGAAAGGGCTGAGCGGCAACTGGGAATGACGTGA
- the folK gene encoding 2-amino-4-hydroxy-6-hydroxymethyldihydropteridine diphosphokinase, with protein MITACIGLGSNLGDSRQILQDAWDDLASRDGIEPLVLSSPFRSEPVDMESEHWFVNAAAQIRTSLSAHELLLLLLDIEALFGRRRDGSAGHQDRTLDLDLLLYGDLVLSTDRLTLPHPQMHGRGFVLEPLAEIAPGTVHPLLGLDIRTLCERLRSRPDQPLVERISWQRLPDH; from the coding sequence ATGATCACAGCCTGCATAGGACTCGGCTCCAACCTGGGTGATTCCCGGCAGATCCTCCAGGACGCCTGGGACGACCTGGCCTCCCGGGACGGTATCGAGCCGCTGGTCCTGTCCTCGCCTTTTCGGAGCGAGCCGGTGGACATGGAGAGCGAGCACTGGTTTGTCAATGCGGCCGCCCAGATCCGGACGTCGCTGTCCGCCCATGAGCTGCTCCTGCTCCTGCTGGATATCGAGGCCCTCTTCGGGCGCCGGCGGGACGGCTCGGCCGGGCACCAGGATCGTACCCTGGATCTGGATCTCCTACTCTATGGTGATCTGGTCCTCTCCACGGACCGGCTGACCCTGCCCCATCCGCAGATGCATGGCCGCGGTTTTGTCCTGGAGCCCCTGGCCGAGATCGCACCAGGGACAGTCCATCCGCTCCTGGGCCTGGATATCCGCACCCTTTGCGAGCGGTTGCGGTCCAGGCCGGACCAGCCCCTGGTCGAGCGGATTTCCTGGCAAAGGTTGCCGGACCATTGA
- the fsa gene encoding fructose-6-phosphate aldolase has protein sequence MKFFIDTANIDEIKKAMDLGMVDGVTTNPSLVAKEQRPFEEILKDICELVDGPISAEVISLDAEGMVAEARELARLSDNIVIKIPMIEEGLKAVKILSAEDIKTNVTLVFSSSQALLAAKAGATYVSPFVGRLDDISQTGMDLISDILTIFRNYGFTTEIIVASIRSPMHVVESALIGADIATIPYKVIAQLAKHPLTDIGMEKFLADWEKRQK, from the coding sequence GTGAAATTTTTTATAGATACAGCCAATATCGACGAGATCAAAAAAGCCATGGATCTCGGCATGGTGGACGGTGTGACAACCAACCCCTCGCTGGTGGCCAAGGAACAGCGTCCCTTCGAGGAGATTCTCAAGGATATCTGTGAGCTGGTGGACGGGCCCATCAGCGCCGAAGTGATCAGTCTCGATGCCGAAGGCATGGTTGCCGAGGCCCGGGAGCTGGCCCGGCTCAGTGACAACATCGTCATCAAGATCCCGATGATCGAAGAGGGCCTCAAGGCGGTCAAGATTCTGAGCGCCGAAGATATCAAGACCAACGTGACCCTGGTCTTCTCCTCTTCACAGGCCCTGCTGGCTGCCAAGGCGGGAGCCACATATGTCAGTCCCTTTGTTGGCCGGCTCGATGATATTTCCCAGACCGGTATGGACCTGATCAGCGACATTCTGACCATCTTCAGGAATTACGGGTTCACCACCGAGATTATTGTCGCCTCCATCCGCAGCCCGATGCATGTGGTGGAATCGGCCCTGATCGGCGCTGACATCGCCACCATTCCTTACAAGGTCATTGCCCAGCTGGCCAAGCATCCGCTGACCGACATCGGAATGGAGAAATTCCTGGCTGACTGGGAAAAGAGGCAGAAGTAA
- the dapB gene encoding 4-hydroxy-tetrahydrodipicolinate reductase yields the protein MTKVIVAGAAGRMGQRISYMVTRNPDLELAAAFEHPDNPAVGRDVGENGGFGTTGVTIEPGLDAVIDKGDVIIDFTFHKATMGFARTAAEHGRAMVIGTTGLSAEDLATLRELAEAHFPCVQAPNMAVGVNVLFKLVEKAASILGDAYDVEIVEAHHRMKKDAPSGTALKLGEMAAGALGRDLAKVGVFERNGIIGERTDEEIGIQTIRAGDIVGEHTVYFAGAGERIEITHRAHSRDNFARGAALAAAWVAGRPNGMYTMFDVLGLNEF from the coding sequence ATGACAAAAGTAATCGTTGCCGGAGCAGCCGGCCGCATGGGCCAGCGGATCAGCTACATGGTGACCCGGAACCCGGACCTTGAACTGGCGGCAGCCTTCGAGCACCCCGACAATCCGGCCGTGGGCCGGGATGTGGGCGAGAATGGCGGGTTCGGCACCACCGGGGTTACTATCGAACCCGGCCTGGATGCGGTCATCGACAAGGGTGATGTGATCATCGACTTTACCTTCCACAAGGCCACCATGGGTTTTGCCCGCACGGCGGCCGAGCACGGCCGGGCCATGGTCATCGGCACCACCGGGTTGTCGGCCGAGGACCTGGCCACCCTCAGGGAGCTGGCCGAGGCGCACTTTCCCTGTGTCCAGGCGCCCAACATGGCGGTGGGGGTCAATGTTTTGTTCAAGCTGGTGGAAAAGGCGGCCTCCATCCTGGGTGACGCCTATGACGTGGAGATCGTCGAGGCTCACCACCGGATGAAGAAAGATGCCCCCTCGGGCACGGCCCTGAAGCTCGGAGAAATGGCTGCCGGGGCCCTGGGTCGCGATCTTGCCAAAGTGGGCGTTTTTGAGCGCAACGGCATCATCGGTGAGCGGACCGATGAGGAGATCGGCATTCAGACCATCCGGGCCGGGGATATTGTCGGTGAACATACGGTCTATTTTGCCGGGGCCGGTGAGCGGATCGAGATCACCCACCGGGCCCACAGTCGCGACAACTTCGCCCGCGGTGCGGCCCTGGCCGCCGCCTGGGTGGCCGGCCGGCCCAATGGCATGTACACCATGTTCGATGTCCTGGGTCTCAACGAGTTTTAA
- the dapA gene encoding 4-hydroxy-tetrahydrodipicolinate synthase: protein MKKNIQGAITAIVTPMRDGKVDEQGLADLIEFQIESGIHGIVPCGTTGESATLDFDEHKRVIELTVKTVNGRVPVIAGTGANNTLEAIDLTESAKASGADAVLSVVPYYNKPSQEGLYQHFKAITEAVDIPMVLYNVPGRTVTNMAPATVARLAELPNVIGIKEACGSLNQISEVIRLCPKDFIVLSGDDFTAMPTVLIGGKGVISVTSNVMPAAMAELMEAALAGDLRKANELHYHLFPLMGAMFCYPSPAPAKKALEILGRIKSGEVRLPMTSMDEGSIEVLKKAMQGVGLL from the coding sequence ATGAAAAAGAATATCCAGGGAGCCATTACCGCCATTGTCACCCCCATGCGGGACGGCAAGGTCGATGAACAGGGACTGGCCGACCTTATCGAGTTTCAGATTGAAAGCGGCATCCACGGTATCGTCCCGTGCGGAACCACCGGTGAGTCAGCCACACTGGATTTCGACGAACATAAACGGGTGATCGAGCTTACGGTCAAGACTGTCAACGGCCGGGTACCGGTCATTGCCGGGACCGGGGCCAACAACACCCTGGAGGCCATCGACCTGACCGAGTCGGCCAAGGCCAGCGGTGCCGATGCCGTGCTGTCGGTGGTACCCTATTACAACAAGCCGAGCCAGGAAGGGTTGTACCAGCATTTCAAGGCCATCACCGAGGCGGTGGACATCCCCATGGTGCTCTACAACGTGCCCGGCCGCACGGTGACCAACATGGCCCCGGCCACCGTGGCCCGGCTGGCCGAGTTGCCAAACGTCATCGGCATCAAGGAGGCCTGCGGCAGCCTCAATCAGATATCCGAGGTGATCCGCCTCTGTCCAAAGGACTTCATTGTCCTCTCCGGCGATGATTTCACCGCCATGCCCACGGTCCTGATCGGCGGCAAGGGGGTTATTTCCGTGACCTCCAACGTCATGCCGGCGGCCATGGCCGAGCTCATGGAAGCAGCCCTTGCCGGTGATCTCAGGAAGGCCAATGAGCTCCATTACCATCTCTTTCCGCTCATGGGCGCCATGTTTTGCTACCCGAGTCCGGCGCCGGCGAAAAAGGCCCTGGAGATACTGGGCCGGATCAAGTCCGGTGAGGTCCGCCTGCCCATGACCTCCATGGACGAGGGCTCCATCGAGGTGCTGAAGAAGGCCATGCAGGGCGTGGGCCTGCTGTAG
- the lysA gene encoding diaminopimelate decarboxylase, protein MHHFEYRDDTLYCEDIAVPRIARAVGTPFYLYSHATLERHFKAFDSGFEGFPHLTCFAVKACSNISILRLFGHLGGGADIVSGGELFRCLKAGIDPARIIYSGVGKTRAEMREALLARILMFNVESAQELDRLQEVAAELGTRAPVAFRVNPDVDPKTHAYISTGLAKNKFGIPVDEALAEYERARDMDNIEILGVSCHIGSQLTQIDPFIEALRKLKRFVARLEERGIAIRYLDLGGGVGITYDDEQPPHPHDYAAAVRSELGDMDVTLILEPGRVITGNAGILVTEVQYTKVNAGGEEEKRFVIVDAAMNDLTRPSLYGAYHEIQPVVRRNDGGEEVVDIVGPICETGDFMARDRCLPRVAQGDLLAIMSSGAYGFSMASNYNSRPRAAEVMVCGDRYHVIRRREEYDDLIVGEINVECS, encoded by the coding sequence ATGCACCATTTTGAATACAGGGACGACACATTATACTGCGAAGACATCGCGGTGCCCCGGATCGCCAGGGCGGTCGGCACCCCTTTCTATCTCTACAGCCATGCCACTCTTGAGCGGCATTTCAAGGCCTTTGACTCGGGATTCGAGGGCTTTCCGCATCTGACCTGTTTCGCGGTCAAGGCCTGCTCCAACATCTCCATCCTCAGGCTGTTCGGTCACCTTGGCGGTGGGGCGGATATTGTCTCGGGCGGCGAACTGTTCCGTTGCCTCAAGGCCGGGATCGATCCGGCCAGGATCATCTATTCCGGCGTGGGAAAGACCAGGGCCGAGATGCGAGAGGCCCTGCTGGCCCGCATCCTGATGTTCAACGTCGAATCGGCCCAGGAGCTGGACCGGCTACAGGAGGTCGCCGCGGAACTGGGCACCAGGGCACCGGTGGCCTTCCGAGTCAACCCGGACGTGGACCCGAAGACCCACGCCTATATCTCCACCGGTCTGGCAAAGAACAAGTTCGGTATCCCGGTGGACGAGGCTCTGGCCGAGTATGAGCGGGCCCGGGACATGGATAACATCGAGATCCTTGGCGTGAGTTGCCATATCGGCTCTCAGCTGACGCAGATTGATCCGTTTATTGAAGCGCTTCGTAAACTCAAGAGGTTTGTCGCCCGGCTGGAAGAGAGGGGAATAGCGATCAGGTATCTTGATCTGGGTGGCGGGGTCGGCATCACTTATGACGATGAGCAGCCCCCCCATCCCCATGACTATGCGGCGGCGGTCCGATCCGAGCTTGGAGATATGGATGTGACTCTGATTCTGGAGCCGGGCCGGGTGATTACCGGCAATGCCGGCATCCTGGTCACCGAGGTCCAGTACACCAAGGTCAATGCCGGCGGAGAGGAGGAGAAGCGGTTTGTTATCGTCGACGCGGCCATGAACGACCTGACCCGACCGAGCCTGTACGGGGCCTATCACGAAATCCAGCCGGTGGTCCGGCGCAATGATGGCGGCGAAGAGGTGGTGGATATAGTCGGGCCCATCTGCGAAACCGGGGACTTCATGGCCCGGGACAGGTGCCTGCCAAGGGTTGCTCAGGGCGATCTGCTGGCGATCATGAGCAGTGGGGCCTATGGCTTTTCCATGGCTTCCAACTACAACTCCCGGCCCCGGGCAGCCGAGGTTATGGTCTGCGGTGACCGGTACCACGTGATCCGGCGGCGGGAGGAGTATGATGATCTGATCGTCGGGGAAATTAATGTGGAGTGCAGCTGA